In Paraburkholderia caribensis, a single window of DNA contains:
- the dpdH gene encoding protein DpdH yields the protein MNPLIEFWPSGEHVEECLRTEAETVDQALLLAVHLPITLKRRSAQAGNEVDASEVDLLDSLMRPVNDGSSVIIAITGASGVGKSHMIRWLGAQLDRHPRRKDLVVVPIPKTASLREVVERILAPLSGARYDALRADLSRAVESLDPPRAAELLATALAEELGPYAAQVEEQIRANGDRSLGPRIVAANRVRDLIRDPEIRDQWFRNVLLRIVDASLSGTSDPARRQFQVADFEPPAAIASMELRRTVGQALAFLASSNGAARGIAAEVLQEVLDAALRTIFRFTEALNQRTIQDVVDEIRRELLADGKELVLLIEDLAALSGIQQPLLDIMIAESDEKGVRVRAPIRTAVAVTDGFLAGRQTVLTRAREQWVVPSEGIDEETVTRLLVEFTGRYLNASRHGIAYLKQRFNTVAPNRDDLYSWVPKFDPTLDAAWSEKLASFGSSESGYSLFPFNVDAIKSLASSVLKIGDAWTFNPRAYINEVLSSTLSQRFTFEAAGFPPANFRNPKLLSAVSVGLTYQGLTSEQLGRVTSGLAHWGGNPNTLDTAPPATRNVFDAFSLPWPFDAVVTPKPVPVDPDPHRGGKVAPPPPPPPPPPEPAESPYAQALELWDQNTRLIRTYPVRTRTLLADALNKRMNFGDYCLSGQEVNRDWFWLPPASTISNPTKGLKIEVSPPDAPISPTVIAGLKALDRWDSNGKSWSYPNGETDYAAANTLLERLENQILDMVLDEAVRDTGIAALTLHRQDLLLGVTTRADNPSLRDLLADAPKEIAVAVDDLSQQVRRAMTTRKLATDTRPRLQERLRRYLSCYQGDGGKVLAIDNERFRQAIKQEVQDRWVFVLNGNGEAGNEVQDMLDRLEPQAVDMIVRDLATAVDLYLPEAAAAFAEDHARVAWRDEMRAIVDQASQTPAWPTGSVALSEVRGAVDRLAAEPLDQAIQRLRKVQPVDANWETHQKLAALSLVPLPQLITIYREVALLRRFFIDLDKSIKAQTTSIDDQAAVQAHDALFRDLAWEE from the coding sequence ATGAACCCTTTGATCGAATTCTGGCCCTCCGGCGAACATGTGGAGGAATGTCTGCGCACCGAAGCCGAAACGGTGGATCAGGCCCTGTTGCTCGCAGTACACCTGCCCATCACGCTGAAGCGACGCTCCGCTCAGGCCGGCAATGAAGTAGACGCGTCTGAAGTCGACCTGCTCGACTCGCTCATGCGCCCCGTCAACGACGGCAGCTCGGTCATCATTGCGATCACCGGCGCGTCCGGCGTCGGCAAATCGCACATGATCCGCTGGCTCGGCGCGCAACTCGATCGCCATCCGCGCCGCAAAGACCTAGTCGTGGTTCCAATTCCGAAGACGGCGAGTCTCCGCGAAGTAGTCGAACGGATTCTCGCCCCACTGAGCGGCGCGCGGTACGACGCGCTGAGGGCGGATCTGAGCCGCGCGGTGGAGTCGCTCGACCCGCCACGCGCGGCCGAACTGCTCGCGACCGCGCTCGCCGAGGAACTTGGCCCCTACGCTGCACAAGTGGAGGAGCAAATCCGCGCGAACGGCGACCGATCGCTCGGACCTCGCATCGTCGCTGCAAACCGGGTGCGCGATCTGATCCGCGACCCCGAGATTCGCGATCAGTGGTTCCGGAACGTTCTGTTGAGAATCGTCGATGCAAGCCTCAGCGGCACGTCCGACCCAGCGCGCCGGCAATTCCAGGTCGCGGACTTCGAACCACCTGCAGCCATCGCGAGCATGGAACTGCGCCGGACCGTGGGCCAGGCGCTCGCGTTCTTGGCCAGCTCGAACGGCGCCGCCCGCGGCATCGCCGCAGAAGTGCTGCAGGAAGTGCTGGATGCGGCTCTGCGCACCATTTTCCGATTCACAGAAGCCCTGAATCAACGCACTATTCAGGACGTCGTCGACGAGATTCGACGGGAACTACTCGCAGACGGCAAGGAACTCGTGCTGCTCATCGAGGATCTGGCGGCCCTCTCAGGCATTCAGCAACCCTTGCTGGACATCATGATCGCCGAGAGCGACGAGAAGGGCGTGCGCGTGCGCGCCCCGATCCGCACGGCAGTGGCTGTCACGGATGGTTTCCTTGCCGGCCGGCAGACCGTGCTGACGCGCGCGCGGGAGCAATGGGTCGTGCCGAGCGAAGGCATCGACGAGGAAACCGTCACGCGTCTGCTGGTCGAGTTCACGGGACGCTACCTCAACGCATCCCGCCACGGCATTGCTTATTTGAAGCAGCGTTTCAACACAGTGGCACCGAACCGGGACGATCTCTATTCGTGGGTGCCCAAATTCGATCCCACGCTGGACGCGGCCTGGTCCGAAAAACTGGCGTCGTTCGGCAGCAGTGAATCGGGTTATAGCCTCTTTCCGTTCAATGTCGACGCGATCAAATCGCTAGCTTCGAGCGTCCTCAAAATCGGCGACGCCTGGACATTCAATCCACGCGCCTACATCAACGAGGTATTGAGCAGCACGCTCAGTCAGCGCTTTACCTTCGAGGCTGCCGGCTTTCCTCCCGCCAACTTCCGCAATCCAAAGCTACTGTCCGCAGTGAGCGTCGGTTTGACTTATCAAGGTCTGACATCCGAACAACTCGGTCGAGTGACATCGGGGCTCGCTCACTGGGGTGGTAATCCCAACACGCTCGATACAGCCCCACCAGCCACGCGCAACGTGTTCGACGCGTTCTCGCTGCCATGGCCTTTCGATGCGGTCGTGACGCCCAAACCCGTACCGGTCGATCCAGATCCGCATCGAGGCGGCAAAGTGGCGCCACCACCCCCGCCACCGCCACCACCGCCCGAACCAGCGGAAAGCCCATATGCACAGGCGCTCGAGTTGTGGGACCAGAACACGCGCCTGATCAGAACGTATCCGGTCAGAACGCGCACCCTGCTCGCCGATGCTCTGAACAAGCGGATGAACTTCGGCGACTACTGCCTGAGCGGGCAGGAAGTAAACCGGGACTGGTTCTGGCTTCCGCCCGCCAGCACGATCAGCAATCCCACCAAGGGCTTGAAGATTGAAGTTTCGCCGCCGGACGCGCCGATTTCGCCGACTGTCATCGCCGGTCTGAAAGCGCTCGACCGTTGGGACAGCAACGGGAAATCCTGGTCCTATCCCAACGGGGAAACAGACTATGCCGCAGCCAACACCTTACTGGAACGGCTTGAAAATCAGATACTCGACATGGTGCTTGATGAGGCCGTTCGCGACACTGGGATTGCCGCGCTCACACTGCATCGACAAGATTTGCTGCTCGGCGTGACCACGCGTGCAGACAACCCCAGTCTACGGGACTTGCTTGCCGATGCACCTAAGGAAATCGCCGTCGCGGTCGATGATCTTTCGCAACAAGTGCGCAGAGCGATGACGACCCGGAAACTGGCGACTGACACGCGCCCCCGACTGCAGGAGCGCCTGCGCCGCTACTTATCGTGCTATCAGGGTGACGGCGGCAAGGTGCTGGCCATCGACAACGAACGTTTCCGCCAGGCCATTAAGCAGGAAGTTCAGGATCGCTGGGTGTTCGTACTCAACGGCAATGGCGAGGCTGGCAACGAAGTGCAGGATATGCTTGACCGACTTGAGCCGCAAGCCGTCGATATGATCGTGCGAGACCTCGCAACGGCAGTCGACCTGTATTTGCCGGAAGCTGCCGCGGCTTTCGCCGAAGACCATGCACGCGTTGCATGGCGAGACGAAATGCGCGCGATAGTGGATCAGGCGAGTCAGACGCCCGCTTGGCCGACTGGCTCCGTTGCGCTGAGCGAAGTTCGCGGTGCGGTGGATCGTCTGGCGGCCGAGCCGCTCGATCAGGCGATCCAACGTCTGCGAAAAGTACAGCCCGTCGACGCGAACTGGGAAACGCATCAGAAACTGGCGGCCCTCTCGCTCGTCCCGTTGCCGCAACTCATCACAATCTACAGGGAAGTCGCCCTGCTTCGGCGCTTCTTCATTGACCTCGACAAATCCATCAAAGCACAGACCACTTCGATCGACGATCAGGCAGCCGTCCAAGCGCATGACGCCCTCTTCCGCGATCTGGCTTGGGAGGAATGA
- the dpdG gene encoding protein DpdG produces MSLLNLTNDGLPNILVQLHATVLRAIKPIPREALLDAVAPPALVSDAGKLARGTLLRWTALGLFQEVDGAITVTERPASRRDGAKDLLAFTRRTACARVMAAENNGEFWMSEGAAAADLTRSLAWMLAQDVYRTGFSQFEALEVQQMGESDRLLFRNPTRRTGLQYWARFLGFSQQPFADIDPTVAIRDVLPKILKEGEDIDATQFVDKIAQALPVLDRGMWRQEVLSSVDGNALAPLQAGQLSTALSRALLNLRGSGDLLLQRRADVGSSIVLTGVNGMRADLSFQWIARPGAGAM; encoded by the coding sequence ATGAGCCTACTGAATCTCACCAACGACGGGCTGCCGAACATCCTAGTCCAGCTGCACGCCACGGTCCTGCGTGCGATCAAACCAATTCCCCGCGAAGCCCTGCTCGATGCCGTCGCGCCGCCCGCTCTGGTTTCCGATGCTGGAAAACTGGCGCGCGGCACGCTGTTGCGCTGGACGGCGCTGGGACTATTTCAGGAAGTCGACGGTGCGATCACGGTAACTGAGCGTCCTGCCAGCCGCCGCGACGGCGCAAAGGACTTGCTCGCGTTCACACGCCGGACTGCCTGCGCGCGCGTCATGGCTGCAGAAAACAATGGGGAGTTTTGGATGTCCGAAGGCGCGGCCGCGGCGGACCTAACTCGTTCCCTTGCATGGATGCTCGCTCAGGACGTATATCGAACCGGCTTCAGCCAGTTCGAGGCGCTGGAAGTGCAGCAAATGGGAGAGTCCGACCGATTGCTGTTCCGCAACCCGACTCGACGCACTGGTTTGCAATACTGGGCGCGCTTCCTCGGCTTCAGCCAGCAACCGTTTGCGGACATCGATCCCACCGTCGCAATACGTGATGTCTTGCCCAAGATCCTGAAGGAAGGCGAAGACATCGACGCTACCCAGTTTGTCGACAAAATCGCGCAGGCCCTGCCCGTGCTCGACCGTGGCATGTGGAGGCAAGAAGTCCTCTCCTCCGTGGACGGCAACGCGCTCGCGCCGTTACAGGCGGGTCAACTCAGCACCGCATTGTCTAGGGCTTTGCTCAATCTACGCGGATCAGGAGACCTGCTGTTGCAGCGTCGCGCAGACGTCGGCAGTTCTATCGTTCTTACAGGTGTGAACGGCATGCGCGCCGATCTGAGTTTTCAGTGGATCGCAAGACCCGGCGCAGGAGCCATGTGA
- the dpdF gene encoding protein DpdF, with protein MKRDFFGDAELKECLADWGRADQILTTHRATGLLERLRQVLLRYVDGHAHRSHVELAALLRQWLLLHTHRGGAQWLSVPSGPIWPDRHAWEAAQFQVIAFKRRFEIRAESPRLSWLGKQSDLFDDVLVETQALDRKWIAAEPVVGDALGLPFFTGAGQREAVRSLLHMPSDITLIAALPTGSGKSLLAQLPPLLNGEGHVTLAIVPTVALAIDQGERMAEFFRREDVNWQEKPLAYHGGLSPDERTAVFRAMNNGTQRVLFTSPEAATGSLRGLLEDCAKAGRLTHVVVDEAHLVVTWGSGFRPAFQLLPALISRLRSMAPRSIRVVLASATLTSHTIEVLQRQFGPPEKTRLISAVYLRPEPRYATHFCATLAERKQRVVEALRLAPRPFILYVTRPDEAEELLGILLEDGFERIAQFTGETGASARKTLLAQWKRDELDGMIATSAFGVGVDKSDVRTIVHATLPESLDRFYQEVGRGGRDGIASASLLLYTQEDIQQAQGLAAPRYVGNEIAFERWSMMIERPVARDAEGDQTWVDLRRLRPALNVQGSTNLEWNLRTLNLMACAGLIDITALSTVPPDRFGKPDSDLEESETTVTYAAVRLSNAGHLARATFDQQMQRARSDARSANNKGMELMLSIARNERKVEDALSELYRVALHTVFAPVRPYCGGCNHHWSERPRKPMAPSPFVARLDIFSRRPDVPNALRGVPRVYGNLSFIVVDDVSRVLQQSTTNVLDALVSALKPHTIALERETQDVALNAMRARLRRLRSDAFIDLFDPARPDGLDGAEHEVRIVILSSESIGHSLSLALKTSPCAMTIVLLPNSARDPDRPDRLWSSVLPHTDEQSLIRALTL; from the coding sequence ATGAAGCGCGATTTCTTCGGTGACGCCGAACTCAAGGAGTGTCTAGCGGATTGGGGGCGGGCGGATCAGATTCTGACAACGCATCGGGCCACAGGTTTGCTCGAGCGCCTCCGACAAGTACTGCTGCGATATGTCGATGGTCATGCGCACCGCTCGCACGTCGAATTGGCGGCCTTGCTGCGGCAGTGGTTACTGCTGCATACCCACCGCGGCGGGGCGCAATGGCTGAGCGTGCCAAGTGGACCGATATGGCCGGATCGCCACGCGTGGGAAGCAGCTCAGTTCCAGGTGATCGCTTTCAAGCGCCGTTTCGAGATTCGCGCAGAAAGTCCCCGGCTAAGCTGGTTGGGCAAGCAGAGCGACCTCTTCGACGACGTGCTAGTCGAAACTCAGGCGCTCGACCGCAAATGGATCGCAGCGGAGCCCGTCGTCGGCGACGCGCTGGGATTGCCGTTCTTCACCGGCGCTGGTCAGCGCGAGGCCGTGCGCAGCCTCCTTCACATGCCTTCCGACATCACGCTAATCGCCGCGCTGCCGACGGGGAGCGGCAAATCATTGCTGGCCCAATTGCCGCCACTTTTGAACGGTGAAGGCCATGTCACGCTGGCGATTGTGCCCACCGTCGCGCTGGCAATCGATCAGGGCGAGCGCATGGCCGAGTTCTTCCGCAGAGAAGACGTCAACTGGCAGGAGAAGCCGCTCGCGTATCACGGCGGCCTCAGCCCGGACGAGCGCACCGCAGTGTTTCGTGCGATGAATAATGGCACTCAGCGTGTGCTGTTCACCTCGCCCGAGGCAGCAACCGGCTCGCTGCGAGGCTTGCTAGAAGACTGTGCGAAAGCCGGGCGTCTCACCCACGTCGTCGTGGATGAAGCACATCTCGTCGTTACTTGGGGCAGTGGCTTCCGGCCAGCGTTTCAACTTCTTCCCGCGCTAATTTCACGCCTGCGCAGCATGGCGCCGCGCTCGATCCGAGTCGTGCTCGCGTCTGCGACGCTCACCTCGCACACTATCGAAGTGCTGCAACGCCAGTTCGGACCGCCTGAGAAGACCAGGCTCATTTCTGCCGTCTACCTACGGCCAGAGCCGCGTTACGCAACTCATTTCTGTGCAACGCTCGCCGAACGGAAGCAACGTGTCGTCGAGGCACTCAGATTAGCGCCGCGCCCGTTCATCCTCTATGTCACACGGCCCGACGAGGCCGAGGAGTTGCTAGGAATACTCCTCGAAGATGGCTTCGAACGCATCGCGCAGTTCACTGGCGAAACGGGTGCAAGCGCGCGAAAAACGCTGCTCGCCCAATGGAAACGAGATGAGTTGGACGGCATGATCGCCACTTCCGCGTTCGGCGTCGGCGTCGACAAGAGTGATGTCCGCACCATCGTCCACGCGACGCTGCCGGAATCGCTGGACCGCTTCTATCAGGAGGTCGGGCGCGGCGGGCGTGACGGCATCGCGTCCGCCAGTCTGCTGCTCTACACACAGGAGGATATCCAGCAGGCGCAAGGGCTCGCAGCGCCACGCTACGTTGGCAACGAAATCGCCTTCGAGCGCTGGAGCATGATGATCGAGCGTCCGGTTGCCCGTGACGCCGAAGGCGACCAGACTTGGGTGGATCTGCGCCGGCTCCGTCCGGCGCTAAATGTTCAAGGTTCAACCAATCTCGAATGGAATCTCCGCACGCTCAATCTCATGGCGTGCGCTGGCTTAATCGATATAACAGCACTATCCACGGTTCCGCCGGACAGATTCGGCAAACCTGATAGTGACCTCGAAGAATCCGAAACGACCGTTACATATGCAGCGGTACGCCTCTCCAATGCAGGCCATCTGGCGAGAGCGACTTTCGATCAGCAAATGCAGCGCGCTCGAAGTGACGCGCGGTCCGCCAACAACAAGGGCATGGAGTTGATGCTGTCGATCGCACGCAATGAACGGAAGGTAGAAGACGCCCTGAGTGAACTCTATCGGGTCGCGCTGCATACGGTTTTCGCTCCGGTTCGTCCTTATTGCGGCGGTTGCAACCATCACTGGTCCGAGCGACCGCGCAAGCCGATGGCGCCGTCACCGTTCGTTGCTCGACTGGACATCTTTTCGCGGAGACCAGATGTTCCGAACGCATTGCGGGGCGTCCCTCGCGTGTATGGCAATCTGTCATTCATCGTAGTGGATGACGTTTCTCGTGTTCTGCAGCAGTCGACCACAAACGTCCTCGACGCGCTCGTCAGCGCTTTGAAGCCACACACGATCGCGCTCGAGCGTGAGACGCAGGATGTCGCGCTGAACGCGATGCGGGCGCGCTTGCGACGCCTGCGCTCCGATGCATTCATCGACTTGTTCGATCCGGCCCGGCCCGACGGCCTGGATGGCGCCGAACATGAAGTACGGATCGTCATTTTGTCTTCCGAATCAATCGGTCACTCCCTAAGTTTGGCTTTGAAAACGTCGCCCTGTGCGATGACTATCGTGCTTCTTCCCAATTCTGCTCGAGATCCGGATCGCCCCGACCGTCTATGGTCAAGCGTACTTCCGCATACCGATGAACAGTCCCTGATCCGGGCATTGACCCTATGA
- the dpdE gene encoding protein DpdE: protein MPATRPEVGAFVQITAVPYSAWGIGKFAGATNGIARVQYFDAPGAEPQVVESSLTNIKSICLPTQTRVFRRQSTGRWQVGRVTDGNGAAIFVQFPNGESANVEAADLQVRWNRPLRDPLPLLTSEATETPFLADARSAFTRQVALQYRAASGITAALSSSIELVDYQFEVVRRVLTDPVQRYLLADEVGLGKTIEAGVIIRQFFLDTPPGSSHAVVLAPPALVAQWREELTTRFGLGNDLDDFLHVVSHENVADVEDELANAGLLVVDEAHHLSRFSSEHEITLYRRLQAHAHRIPRLLLLSATPVLSDPEGFLRVLHLLDPVAFPLDDLDGFNRRIATRQVVAEVVAMLTPENLWSLTGELDRLQEAYGEDITLMEKVDALRAILNAFPDEEDEAYVNALADLKTHLVESYRLHRRILRNRRKSLQWATPRRAGLKRVPFRSAGAERWRRQLEELRLHLNGLDTLPATLRTAVLGHVLNSRDRTSVRKLLEQHNIRDDEALEIADALDGSAERMRDGQERLDTLIATLEGILATPNAQVVVFCSDRTDADRAAQHLQRSFGAQVVRHEVRANCEDEDTPLPWQKFLSTTDKVRVLVCDARAEEGVNLHGGKKIAVHFDMPGSPNRCEQRLGRLDRFGKGDPIVSYALHDESNPDEGAWIDTLDTGWQVFNRSVASLQYLIESALQTLEEEWFAQGTPAIREHATALSGPMGLVERERKQIDHQDGLDALGEQELDAMEQVDECDQSWREWRAALIRLAGEALKFQVRYDGSRPINQDSDEAFRLAYVMEHGVPRTLIPMGGYLRTFLQSIDVDAPSDRSRSPLTYRYVFRRQNALTRAARSQGVRVLRVGDPLVASLEAFCEQDDRGRAFAMWRVDREYEVHDPSGADLFFRFDFIIRPAALVAKLDGRGADGQSILEQSLSRKSQALLAPMFLRIWVDGSGAVVSAPSELMEASYTDFWQGTRRDFNLNPRRWRDLPSPIQTSWLRDWPALCAEARQTAEAAALQSDGCRAHVRQALTALDREERLRHAQTESRLARLTGAQRRCELEERSNDDALYAAIRNSLAEPDIDLDVAGVVFLASEDPFEQ, encoded by the coding sequence ATGCCGGCCACTCGACCTGAAGTCGGCGCATTCGTCCAGATCACCGCCGTGCCGTACTCTGCCTGGGGAATCGGAAAGTTCGCCGGTGCAACGAACGGAATCGCCCGTGTTCAATATTTCGATGCACCCGGGGCTGAACCGCAGGTTGTTGAATCATCCCTGACGAACATCAAGTCGATTTGCCTGCCTACCCAGACACGCGTATTTAGGCGGCAATCGACTGGCCGCTGGCAGGTGGGACGCGTGACCGACGGAAATGGCGCTGCCATTTTCGTGCAATTCCCAAATGGTGAATCGGCCAATGTCGAGGCCGCAGATCTTCAGGTCCGTTGGAACCGCCCCCTGCGCGACCCTCTGCCACTGCTCACCAGCGAAGCCACTGAAACACCATTTCTCGCTGACGCACGCAGCGCCTTCACGCGTCAGGTCGCGCTTCAGTACAGAGCGGCTTCGGGCATCACAGCCGCTCTCTCGTCTTCTATCGAACTGGTCGATTATCAATTTGAGGTCGTCCGGCGCGTATTGACCGATCCGGTGCAGCGCTACCTGCTCGCGGACGAAGTGGGCTTGGGCAAGACCATCGAAGCCGGCGTGATCATCCGCCAATTCTTTCTTGACACACCGCCGGGAAGTTCACATGCCGTCGTTCTTGCGCCTCCCGCTCTCGTCGCGCAATGGCGAGAGGAACTAACCACGAGGTTCGGCCTCGGCAACGACCTCGATGACTTTCTTCATGTTGTCAGCCACGAAAATGTCGCGGATGTTGAAGACGAACTCGCTAACGCCGGACTGCTCGTAGTCGACGAGGCGCATCACCTTTCACGTTTTAGCAGCGAGCACGAGATCACGCTGTACCGGCGACTGCAGGCCCACGCGCACCGCATTCCCCGGTTATTGCTGCTGTCAGCAACGCCCGTACTGTCGGACCCTGAAGGCTTCCTACGCGTACTGCATCTGCTCGATCCGGTGGCATTCCCGCTCGACGATCTCGATGGATTCAATCGACGAATAGCAACACGCCAGGTCGTCGCGGAGGTAGTCGCAATGCTGACTCCTGAAAATCTTTGGAGTCTCACTGGCGAGTTGGACCGCCTTCAAGAGGCGTACGGTGAAGACATCACGCTGATGGAAAAAGTCGATGCGTTGCGCGCGATTCTTAACGCTTTTCCAGATGAAGAAGACGAGGCATACGTCAACGCACTTGCGGATCTAAAAACGCATCTGGTGGAGAGTTATCGTTTGCATCGACGTATTCTGCGGAATCGCCGCAAGTCGCTGCAATGGGCCACGCCTAGACGTGCTGGCCTCAAGCGAGTCCCGTTCAGGAGCGCCGGGGCTGAGCGCTGGAGACGTCAACTGGAGGAGTTGCGGTTGCATCTGAACGGCTTGGACACGCTGCCCGCAACGCTGCGAACTGCCGTGCTCGGTCATGTGCTCAATTCGCGCGACCGTACCTCGGTGCGCAAGTTGCTCGAGCAACACAACATCCGCGACGACGAGGCGCTCGAGATTGCCGACGCATTGGACGGCAGCGCGGAACGCATGCGCGACGGTCAGGAGCGCCTAGATACCCTCATTGCCACGCTCGAAGGCATATTGGCGACACCCAATGCGCAGGTGGTCGTCTTTTGCAGCGATCGCACCGATGCCGACCGCGCCGCTCAACACTTGCAGCGCTCCTTTGGCGCCCAGGTCGTTCGTCACGAAGTTCGTGCGAACTGCGAGGACGAAGACACCCCGCTGCCTTGGCAGAAATTCCTGTCGACGACCGACAAGGTTCGCGTGCTCGTGTGCGACGCGCGCGCGGAAGAAGGCGTAAATCTCCATGGAGGCAAAAAGATCGCCGTTCACTTCGACATGCCGGGTTCGCCGAACCGCTGCGAGCAACGTCTCGGACGGCTTGACCGTTTCGGCAAAGGCGATCCCATCGTGTCCTATGCGCTGCATGACGAATCAAACCCCGATGAAGGTGCGTGGATCGACACGCTTGATACCGGCTGGCAGGTTTTCAACCGCTCGGTTGCGAGCCTGCAGTACCTGATCGAATCAGCCTTGCAGACGCTAGAGGAAGAGTGGTTCGCGCAAGGTACACCGGCTATTCGTGAACACGCGACCGCGCTCAGCGGGCCAATGGGCTTGGTCGAACGTGAACGAAAGCAGATCGATCATCAGGACGGGCTGGATGCACTCGGTGAGCAAGAATTGGACGCCATGGAACAAGTCGACGAATGTGATCAGTCGTGGCGTGAGTGGCGCGCCGCGCTGATCCGGCTTGCTGGCGAAGCCCTCAAATTTCAAGTTCGCTACGACGGCTCGCGCCCCATCAACCAAGACTCGGACGAGGCATTCAGGCTAGCCTATGTGATGGAACATGGTGTGCCCAGAACACTCATCCCGATGGGCGGCTATCTGCGCACGTTCCTGCAGAGCATCGACGTCGATGCGCCGAGCGATCGCTCGCGCTCGCCGCTGACCTATCGCTACGTGTTTCGCCGGCAGAATGCGCTGACGCGCGCTGCGCGGTCGCAGGGCGTGCGCGTACTGCGCGTGGGTGATCCGCTGGTGGCATCGCTCGAGGCGTTCTGCGAGCAGGACGACCGCGGACGCGCCTTCGCCATGTGGCGCGTCGACCGTGAGTACGAGGTGCACGATCCGAGCGGCGCCGATCTGTTCTTCCGGTTCGATTTCATCATCCGGCCGGCCGCACTCGTCGCGAAGCTGGACGGACGCGGTGCCGACGGACAGTCGATTCTTGAACAGTCACTCAGCCGCAAGTCGCAGGCGCTGCTCGCGCCGATGTTCCTTCGCATCTGGGTGGATGGTTCTGGCGCGGTCGTATCGGCCCCGTCGGAACTGATGGAAGCGTCGTATACCGATTTCTGGCAAGGCACGCGCCGCGACTTCAACCTGAATCCTCGCCGATGGCGCGACCTTCCGTCGCCGATCCAAACCAGTTGGCTGCGAGACTGGCCGGCCCTGTGCGCAGAAGCGCGGCAGACTGCCGAAGCCGCCGCGCTTCAGTCCGACGGGTGCCGTGCGCACGTCAGACAGGCGCTGACCGCGCTGGACCGCGAAGAGCGGCTACGTCACGCCCAGACCGAATCACGCTTGGCGCGGCTAACGGGCGCGCAGCGGCGATGCGAACTCGAAGAGCGCTCCAACGACGACGCGCTTTACGCCGCGATTCGCAATTCGCTTGCCGAACCCGATATCGATCTCGATGTTGCGGGTGTGGTTTTCCTGGCCTCTGAAGACCCGTTCGAGCAATGA
- a CDS encoding VUT family protein, whose protein sequence is MSPSLVIEGIDCTSNFSLSFSVYILIYIAAVAAANLSVAHFGPASTPINAFLLIGLDLAIRDRLHLDWHGHSLWARMVCLITGAGVVSYMLNPASGVISLASLVAFSAAAITSAVVFQAVRRYPVLTRANGANVASAAIDSVVFPLIAFGTIFPTIAGLQFLAKVTGGAIWSWVLLRKVRIA, encoded by the coding sequence ATGTCACCTTCGCTAGTTATTGAAGGCATCGATTGCACATCCAACTTCTCCTTGTCATTTTCCGTGTACATTTTGATCTACATTGCAGCGGTTGCCGCAGCAAACCTGAGCGTCGCGCATTTCGGCCCGGCGTCCACTCCGATCAACGCCTTCTTGTTGATCGGCCTCGACCTTGCTATCCGAGATCGTCTTCACTTGGACTGGCATGGGCACTCGCTGTGGGCTCGTATGGTCTGCCTGATCACCGGCGCCGGTGTCGTCAGCTATATGCTCAATCCGGCTTCAGGCGTTATATCCTTGGCGTCTCTCGTCGCATTTAGCGCGGCGGCCATTACGAGCGCGGTCGTGTTCCAAGCGGTGCGACGCTATCCCGTTCTCACGCGTGCGAATGGCGCAAACGTAGCCAGCGCAGCGATTGACTCTGTCGTATTCCCGCTGATCGCATTTGGCACGATATTCCCGACAATCGCAGGACTGCAATTTCTGGCGAAGGTTACAGGGGGCGCTATCTGGTCTTGGGTGTTGTTGCGCAAGGTTCGCATCGCTTAA
- a CDS encoding AlpA family phage regulatory protein — protein MRPRKSGQTGEASASDQSNEANRRNRPKHGADTDVLWQLSPAAIAHWPTVAQQLSDAGVLSSVDARSVVSYCEAFARWRAVGDELAKMLIEFGAKSVRQVEEEHNGPQGPEPQAAITPMKPANPRPPAAIMRRVEVERETGLSRSTIYQRVKEGTFPPQLKIGPRSIGWRVADIESFLKSPANYRAEDKKP, from the coding sequence ATGCGCCCGCGGAAATCAGGCCAAACCGGAGAAGCTAGTGCATCGGATCAATCGAATGAGGCAAATCGGCGAAACCGTCCTAAACACGGTGCTGATACAGATGTGTTGTGGCAGCTTTCTCCCGCAGCAATCGCGCACTGGCCTACGGTAGCCCAACAACTCTCCGATGCTGGAGTGCTCAGCAGCGTCGATGCACGTTCCGTCGTCTCTTACTGCGAGGCATTCGCACGATGGCGCGCAGTGGGTGACGAACTCGCAAAAATGCTGATAGAGTTCGGAGCAAAATCCGTCCGACAAGTAGAGGAAGAACACAACGGTCCTCAAGGTCCCGAACCGCAAGCGGCGATCACCCCGATGAAGCCAGCGAATCCGCGGCCACCAGCCGCAATCATGAGGCGCGTAGAGGTCGAGAGGGAAACTGGGCTATCTCGCTCTACGATCTATCAACGGGTCAAAGAGGGGACCTTCCCTCCCCAGTTGAAGATCGGGCCAAGATCGATTGGCTGGCGAGTTGCCGACATCGAGTCCTTCCTAAAATCGCCAGCAAACTATCGAGCAGAAGATAAAAAACCATAG